One Drechmeria coniospora strain ARSEF 6962 chromosome 01, whole genome shotgun sequence genomic region harbors:
- a CDS encoding putative steroid monooxygenase protein produces the protein MGEPIPAVYKNLVTELTDFAPSPGPDDAAEGLNAGGIQVDALIVGAGFAGIFMLKTLRDRGLKTVIFEAGNDIGGTWRWNCYPGAAVDSEVPEYEFSWPEIWKTWSWSSNYPSYQELRAYFDHVDHVLNIKKDCAFHSVVIDARFDLATGTWTVQTADGRAAKAKYLILGTGFSAKRYTPDWPGMDTFRGTIHHSSFWPEQHVDVRNKRCAVIGTGASGVQIIQAWGSAAGNLTVFQRTPNLALPMRKRVLSAKEQKRRRECYPELFRYRETTYAGFHYDWSEKSTFDDNPEERESFYDQLWEAGGFRYWIATYKDNFFVPASNKESYDFWAKKTRARIGDAKKRDLLAPLQMPHYFGVKRPCLEHDYYEQFNRESVDVVDIMANPIKEFRETGITLEDGTHHELDVVAVATGFDIVTGGMTQLGLQSIHGTSLRDEWATGANTYLGTTVRGYPNMFHLYGAHGPTLLSNGPSCVEVQGRWIADMINKMETGGIKYINPKAEAVDAWKQRVLETNNITLIPTTTSTYMGGNFPGKLKEPVCYAGGIPEYAREIRQALDAMEGFEVVYA, from the exons ATGGGCGAACCAATCCCAGCGGTTTACAAGAACCTCGTCACGGAGCTGACGGACTTTGCACCCTCGCCTGGGCCGgatgacgcggccgagggcttGAATGCAGGAGGCATCCAAGTCGATGCCCTGATTGTCGGAGCCGGTTTTG CCGGCATCTTCATGCTCAAGACCCTCCGAGACCGTGGCCTCAAGACCGTCATAttcgaggccggcaacgACATCGGAGGCACCTGGCGCTGGAACTGCTACCctggtgccgccgtcgactccgaGGTGCCCGAGTACGAGTTCTCCTGGCCCGAAATCTGGAAGACGTGGAGCTGGTCGAGCAACTACCCAAGCTACCAAGAGTTGCGAGCGTACTTTGACCACGTCGACCACGTCCTAAACATTAAGAAGGACTGCGCCTTCCACAGCGTCGTTATCGATGCCCGCTTTGACCTGGCGACGGGTACGTGGACCGTCCAGACTGCAGATGGTCGTGCTGCGAAAGCCAAGTACCTAATTCTTGGAACCGGCTTT TCGGCCAAGAGGTACACCCCCGATTGGCCCGGCATGGATACGTTCCGGGGCACCATCCACCACTCATCCTTCTGGCCGGAGCAGCATGTCGACGTCAGAAACAAACGGTGCGCCGTCATAGGCACCGGCGCATCAGGTGTGCAGATCATCCAAGCATGGGGCTCCGCTGCCGGCAACCTTACCGTCTTTCAGCGGACACCGAACCTCGCTCTGCCGATGCGCAAGAGGGTCCTCTCTGCCAAGGAGCAGAAACGCCGCAGGGAATGTTATCCCGAGTTATTTCGGTACCGCGAGACAACCTATGCTGGCTTTCACTATGACTGGTCCGAGAAAAGCACCTTCGATGACAATCCTGAGGAGCGCGAGTCCTTTTACGACCAGCTCTGGGAGGCTGGCGGCTTCCGCTACTGGATTGCGACCTACAAGGACAACTTTTTTGTGCCCGCCTCGAACAAGGAGTCGTACGATTTCTGGGCCAAGAAGACGCGTGCGCGGATTGGAGACGCCAAGAAAAGAGACTTGCTGGCTCCTCTGCAGATGCCGCACTACTTTGGCGTGAAGCGACCATGTCTCGAGCACGACTACTATGAGCAGTTCAACCGCGAATCGGTCGACGTGGTGGACATCATGGCCAACCCCATCAAGGAGTTTCGGGAGACTGGTATCACGCTCGAGGATGGTACTCACCACGAGCTTGACGTGGTTGCCGTTGCTACAGGCTTT GACATTGTCACCGGAG GCATGACCCAGCTCGGTCTTCAGAGCATCCATGGCACCAGCCTGAGGGATGAATGGGCCACCGGCGCAAACACTTACCTCGGCACCACGGTACGCGGCTACCCCAACATGTTCCACCTGTACGGCGCCCACGGACCGACGCTTCTCAGCAACGGCCCCTCGTGTGTAGAGGTGCAGGGCCGTTGGATCGCCGATATGATCAACAAGATGGAGACGGGAGGGATCAAATACATCAATCCCAAGGCTGAGGCCGTCGATGCATGGAAGCAACGGGTGCTTGAAACGAACAACATCACACTGATACCCACGACTACGTCGACGTACATGGGCGGCAACTTTCCGGGCAAGCTGAAGGAACCGGTCTGCTACGCCGGTGGCATTCCCGAATATGCGAGGGAGATTCGCCAGGCACTTGATGCCATGGAGGGGTTTGAAGTCGTTTATGCGTAA
- a CDS encoding 50S ribosomal protein L27, protein MPEKRSTLHAATSHGKHIGAMRFVTMQRPVLAAASAFVPRLGIGATAPAPHGSQLMGSLLAQGRRHASVKAQGAYKKKSKRGIPNKLGAKRTGDQYVIPGNIIYKQRGTLWWPGENCIMGRDHTIHAMAAGYVKYYRDANRHPDRKYIGVVFDKADTLPYPQHAERKRRLNMTAHTIRPAEEKPAVSPSGIPFEVTRVEAGEPDRLLKLRADYSYREDNWRIGRLVRTTGLRTKRFRTRKQWFRHRRWRRERELQGQRAAEKKRAESGEGVKMQKVVSKKAAKKAAKKAAKK, encoded by the exons ATGCCCGAGAAACGGTCGACTCTCCACGCTGCCACTTCTCACGGCAAGCACATTGGCGCCATGCGGTTTGTCACAATGCAGCGGCCTGtcctggcggcggcctcggcctttgTTCCACGGCTCGGAATCGGCGCGACGGCTCCTGCTCCCCACGGCTCGCAATTGATGGGTAGCCTTCTCGCCCAGGGCCGACGACATGCGTCCGTCAAGGCCCAGGGAGCCTACAAGAAGAAGAGCAAAAGGGGAATCCCCAACAAGCTGGGAGCCAAGCGGACAGGCG ACCAGTACGTCATCCCCGGCAACATCATCTACAAGCAGCGCGGCACGCTCTGGTGGCCGGGCGAGAACTGCATCATGGGCCGCGACCACACGATCCacgccatggcggcgggcTACGTCAAGTACTACAGAGATGCCAACCGCCACCCCGACCGCAAGTacatcggcgtcgtcttcgaCAAGGCCGACACGCTACCGTACCCGCAGCACGCCGAGCGGAAGCGACGGCTGAACATGACGGCGCACACGAtccggccggccgaggaaaAGCCTGCCGTGTCGCCCTCGGGCATCCCCTTTGAGGTGACGCgcgtcgaggcgggcgagccgGACCGGCTTCTGAAGCTGCGTGCCGACTACAGCTATCGCGAGGACAACTGGCGCATCGGAAGGCTGGTGCGGACAACGGGCCTCCGGACGAAGCGTTTCAGGACACGAAAGCAATGGTTCCGTCAcaggcggtggaggagggagCGCGAGCTGCAAGGTCAgcgggcggcggagaagaagagGGCCGAGAGCGGGGAGGGAGTCAAGATGCAAAAGGTGGTGAGCAAGAAGGCAgccaagaaggcggccaagaaggcggccaagaagtAG
- a CDS encoding Long chronological lifespan protein 2, whose amino-acid sequence MRLLLALFSLLSVAVAQFGFFDQMFNAGQQQQQQQQQGGGNSPSDANRYRLQYQGSVCDKYLCPDTLACVHFPHHCPCAWDANEEKFELAEGRRICVSRVGSQSSSTARKLELARKGLI is encoded by the exons ATGCGTCTCCTTCTCGCCCTTTTTTCCCTCCTCTCCGTTGCCGTCGCTCAGTTCGGCTTCTTCGACCAGATGTTCAACGCTGgccaacagcagcaacagcagcagcagcaaggcggcggcaacaGCCCAAGCGACGCCAACCGCTACCGTCTTCAATACCAGGGTT CCGTTTGCGACAAGTACCTCTGCCCAGACACGCTCGCCTGCGTGCACTTCCCGCACCACTGCCCCTGCGCCTGGGACGCCAACGAGGAAAAATTTGAGCTCGCCGAAGGTAGAAGAATATGCGTCTCCCGCGTCGGTTCCCAGTCGAGCAGCACGGCGCGCAAGCTGGAGTTGGCGCGCAAGGGCCTTATATGA
- a CDS encoding putative Glc8 protein, with the protein MASAIETSPQMHSPHAAEGRRPRGTPTRILKNSSRRKSSPPVSPQQRERSMSGREVTLANTQINAGRSSSSTTGRPLGSRRQSAASNHPDDLPEGSQRLKWDEANLYLTEQERTSTMKITEPKTPYAKHYDPAEDPSDDDEAPPRDYMEAGGSLRKAAGARAEDDIPGLSLGEPEEEVPEGQAGAEADGEAFPRTGSEKSVHVEPEDATPSAEDEMLGLSPEEREKHRKFEALRKKHYEMKNVAQLLGHPEYIPEDEDDDEGSRMPPPLPNGSA; encoded by the exons ATGGCATCTGCCATCGAGACCTCGCCGCAGATGCACTCCCCtcatgccgccgagggcagGCGACCAAGAGGCACGCCCACTC GCATCCTGAAGAATTCATCACGCCGCaagtcctcgccgcccgtctCCCCTCAGCAGCGGGAGCGGTCCATGTCAGGCAGGGAAGTGACGCTCGCCAACACGCAAATCAACGCCGGGCgaagctcctcctcgaccacaGGCCGGCCCCTCGGCTCTCGTCGCCAGTCGGCCGCGAGCAACCACCCGGACGACCTGCCCGAGGGTTCGCAGCGCCTCAAGTGGGACGAGGCAAACCTCTACCTCACCGAGCAGGAGcgcacgtcgacgatgaagattACGGAACCAAAGACGCCCTATGCCAAGCACTACGACCCGGCCGAAGAtccgtccgacgacgacgaggccccCCCGCGCGATTACATGGAGGCTGGTGGTTCTCTCCGCAAGGCTGCAGGCGCGCGCGCTGAAGACGACATTCCGGGTCTTAGTCTGGGCGAACCGGAAGAGGAGGTCCCGGAAGGCCAAGCGGGGGCAgaggcggacggcgaggccttTCCACGCACCGGCTCGGAGAAGAGCGTTCATGTGGAGCCCGAAGACGCCACCCCCAGCGCCGAAGACGAGATGCTGGGCCTTTCGCCCGAGGAGCGGGAGAAGCACCGCAAGTTCGAAGCACTACGCAAGAAGCACTACGAGATGAAGAACGTCGCGCAGCTGCTGGGGCATCCCGAGTACATccccgaggacgaggacgatgacgagggcagTCGAATGCCGCCACCGCTGCCCAACGGTTCCGCCTAG
- a CDS encoding C6 transcription factor: MPHTREVRTCDRCRHFKRRCDLLKPSCTRCVQAGVRCSFDAARTAVAGAGAQQPSVAAASSSPPVVVHDPPAPTFVAVNAPTSSATAAQRPSSLPSSSFDAVVVAGGPASDPDSHPFSGMPPAGGRATSVPPAAAAAASSSISPGQDDAGAALVNGLISPTTSAESPEPPRADAPAAPTPLDTPAAMASSASGQRVVRKRKRNCLSCLRCHRLKVKCDKELPCGRCVASGNGRECYYSYNKGPNGGKFPCPTAPVPSSRDEKKPQMVAWQVQHRVRGSSHWRELMTKIGSLASSSATGEQSPLAAALEGVGTNACLANFCLPGNFPFGTPGAAKYYSRDAVTRLLAAERARTDDYLRRYLALLDVVNPIVDLRTFGEEIDGYWRDPNEVSLCWLSQFLMVVGLGCFTSTADEPSTATELMMAAEACLMQTPFMFRPTLMTLRALSLMSVAKLVCNATCWSVDSCWSLLGLLVRVAFIFGLPQEKNDQDEELRDPVEKDARRKLWLTILYLDIKVSMCTGMPPLTRPDELGGMRTMPDAPDDLQMVLFRSLPTVLSVLAQINSKKDQMAYADVLRFNARLRELMGHAQRVCTASLQRITVDIFLRRCLMVLHRPFALHPEGPSLFPESYWSSLECSLALLVHYRELWCSDEGLRLDLVGRAFVLDFFSATLTTCVHMLREDAPLSGAAATGCRLPPRQLILDTLRSCVDIWSGEQEKSVCWRTGYHLLRAVLALLPSAVDGPDEPLPLAPPPPPQPPPSRLEPEGAS; this comes from the exons ATGCCCCATACGCGGGAGGTCAGGACCTGCGATCGCTGTCGCCACTTCAAGCGACGATGCGATCTTCTGAAGCCGTCCTGCACCCGCTGCGTCCAGGCCGGCGTCCGCTGCAGCTTTGACGCGGCGAGGACCgccgttgccggcgccggcgcccagCAACCgtcggtcgccgccgcgtcgtcgtcgccgcccgtcgtcgtccacgacCCCCCCGCCCCTaccttcgtcgccgtcaacgcACCGACGTCCTCTGCAACCGCCGCTCAGCGTccctcgtcgctgccgtcgtcgtcgtttgatgccgtcgtcgtcgccggtggGCCCGCCTCGGACCCCGACTCTCACCCGTTCTCGGGCATGCCTCCAGCGGGGGGGCGAGCCACCAGCGtcccgccggccgccgccgccgccgcctcctcgtccattTCGCCCGGCCAGGACGATGCCGGGGCGGCACTCGTCAACGGACTCATATCGCcaacgacgtcggccgagagccCGGAGCCGCCGCGCGCCGACGCCCCTGCCGCGCCGACGCCCCTGGATACGCctgccgccatggcctcctcggccagcgGCCAGCGTGTTGtgcggaagcggaagcgcAACTGCCTCAGCTGCCTCCGGTGCCATCGCCTCAAGGTGAAGTGCGACAAGGAGCTCCCCTGCGGCCGGTGCGTGGCCAGCGGCAACGGCCGGGAGTGCTACTACAGCTACAACAAGGGACCCAACGGCGGCAAGTTCCCgtgcccgacggcgcccgtCCCCTCGAGCAGGGATGAGAAGAAGCCGCAGATGGTGGCCTGGCAGGTCCAGCACCGCGTTCGAGGGTCGAGCCATTGGAGGGAGCTCATGACCAAG ATCGgctccctcgcctcctcgtcggccacggggGAGCAATCGCCGCTCGCCGCGgccctcgagggcgtcggcaccAACGCCTGCCTGGCCAACTTTTGCCTCCCCGGCAACTTCCCCTTCGGCACGCCCGGCGCGGCCAAGTACTATTCGCGCGACGCCGTCACGCGTctgctggccgccgagaGGGCCAGGACCGACGACTACCTCCGACGCtacctcgccctcctcgacgtcgtcaaccCCATCGTCGACCTGCGCACCTTTGGCGAGGAGATCGACGGCTACTGGCGGGACCCCAACGAGGTCAGCCTGTGCTGGCTGTCCCAGTTCCTCatggtcgtcggcctcgggtgcttcacctcgacggccgacgagccgtcgacggccacggagctcatgatggcggccgaggcctgcCTGATGCAGACGCCCTTCATGTTCCGGCCGACGCTCATGACCCTGCGCGCGCTCTCCCTCATGTCCGTGGCCAAGCTCGTCTGCAACGCGACCTGTTGGTCCGTCGATTCCTGCTGGTCCCTGCTCGGGCTCCTCGTCAGGGTCGCCTTCATCTTCGGCCTGCCTCAGGAGAAGAACGAccaggacgaggagctgcggGACCCCGTCGAGAAGGACGCGCGGAGGAAGCTGTGGCTGACGATCCTCTACCTCGACATCAAGGTCTCCATGTGCACGGGCATGCCGCCCCTGACGAGGCCCGACGAGCTGGGCGGCATGCGGACCATGCCCGACGCGCCCGACGACCTGCAGATGGTCCTCTTCCGCTCGCTCCCCACCGTCCTCTCCGTCCTGGCCCAGATCAACTCCAAGAAGGATCAGATGGCCTACGCCGACGTGCTGCGATTCAACGCCCGGCTGCGCGAGCTCATGGGCCACGCCCAGCGGGTCTGCACCGCGAGCCTGCAGCGCATCACCGTCGACATCTTCCTGAGGAGATGCCTCATGGTCCTTCACCGCCCCTTTGCCCTGCACCCGGAGGGCCCGTCCCTGTTCCCCGAGTCTTACTGGTCGTCGTTGGAATGCTCCCTCGCCCTGCTCGTCCACTACCGCGAGCTGTGGTGCAGCGACGAGGGCCTGCGGCTGGACCTCGTCGGTCGCGCCTTTGTCCTCGACTTCTTCTCGGCCACGCTGACGACGTGCGTCCACATGCTGCGCGAGGATGCGCCCCtcagcggcgccgccgcgacgggctgcaggctgccgccgaggcagcTGATCCTGGACACGCTGCGCAGCTGCGTCGACATCTGGAGCGGCGAGCAAGAGAAGAGCGTGTGCTGGCGCACGGGGTACCATCTGCTGAGGGCCGTCCTTGCGCTTCTTCCCTCGGCCGTGGATGGGCCCGACGAACCTTTGccgttggcgccgccgccgccgccgcaaccGCCACCATCGCGGTTGGAACCTGAAGGTGCTTCTTGA